A stretch of Aureispira sp. CCB-E DNA encodes these proteins:
- a CDS encoding helix-turn-helix transcriptional regulator, whose product MKDVQIEKKTSLSPDQLEFAASILKAVAHPIRLSILQLLDNEDRLSVNEICERINSEQSLTSHHLSNMKLKGILGSKREGQRVYYYLKLPALNNLLSCLDTCVNCF is encoded by the coding sequence ATGAAAGATGTTCAAATAGAGAAGAAAACCTCTTTATCACCAGATCAATTAGAATTTGCAGCTTCGATACTAAAAGCTGTAGCACATCCTATTCGTTTATCTATCTTGCAACTGTTAGACAATGAGGATAGATTATCCGTTAACGAAATTTGCGAACGAATCAATAGTGAGCAGTCTCTAACCTCACATCATTTGTCCAATATGAAACTGAAAGGAATTTTAGGAAGCAAGAGAGAAGGACAACGAGTTTATTATTACCTCAAACTACCTGCCTTAAACAATTTGCTATCTTGTTTAGATACTTGTGTTAATTGTTTCTAG